TCTTTTTCTTTAAGCTTAATCAGAACTAATCCCCGATTGCCTAAAGCATCTAACTCTTGAGCAGCTAAACGTTTAATAATGCCCTTTTCCGTCAGCATCATCAAGTCTAAATCCTGATAATTTTCAGGGAGAAAGAAATGTGCCACCGTAGTCTTGGCATCTCTTTGTGCTGCGGATGATAGTAATTCTACAGCAGGTAATTCAGTAGTTTCCAAGCTGGAAGGGACTTCTTTAAGGGTTACGGGATAAGCTTTACCACTGTCAGTAACCACAATTAACTGATCGCGATCGCCAATCGGCTCTTGATGGAGGAGAAAATCTTGACCTTTTTGGGGAATAGTCTGATTAGCTTCTGACTCTGTAGATGGGTTTGACCAATAAATACAGCCAGAACTGGTCACCTTTAATTTAGCTTGAACAGAGCGTTCAAAACTAAGAGTCGGCGACACTGTTAAAGCGGGATTTGGGTCAACAGTTTGCTTCGCTGACTGAGCTGGAGATTTTTTCTGAGTAGGCGTACTAGGAAGATCTTCGCTAACTGCTACGTTAATAATGCGCGTGCGACGTCGATCGTTAAACTTGCGTTTGAGAGCGCGTAATTCTTTTTTAAGAGATTTCAACAGTTCATGGCGATCGCCTAAAATACTATTTAACTCGCTAATCCGTTCTTGAAGATCTGCTGATTCTGTTTCCAGCTTCTGTCTCTCTAAGCCTGTTAAACGGCGCATCGGCATTGCCAAAATTGAATCTCCCTGAGTAGGGGACAAGTCCAGCTCATCCTGGAGCCGTAATTTGGCAGTAGTACCGTCAGGAGCGTGGCGGAGGATTTCGATTACTGCATCAATCTGGTTTAAAGCCAGTAATAATCCTTCTACGAGATGCAGCCTTTGATTAGCCTGCTCTAATTCATGACTATATTGTCTTCTAAGAGTTGCTTCGCGGAATTTAAGGAATTCTTCCAGGATACCGCGTAAGGGTAGCTGAACTGGCTTATTATCCACCAATGCCAGCATAATTGTCCCAAAATTACTTTGTAATGCTGTCTGGCGATAAAGCTCATGCAATACTTTCTTAGCCGTAATGTCTTTTTTGAGTTCAATCACGACTCGCATCCCACTGCGATCGCTTTCATCTCGAATATCGGAAATTCCTTCAATTCTGCCTTGGTTAACTAAAGCTGCTACCTTTTCAATCCACCCCGCCTTATTTACTTGATAGGGTAGCTCGGTAATCACCAGCGCTTTTTTTTCTTTCCGACGTTTTTTCCCTGTGGCAATCTGTTCAATTTGAGTAATACCCCGCATCTTAATGATGCCTTTTCCCGTGCGATAGGCATCCTGGATTCCCTGAACCTCAACAATTTCACCACCTGTCGGAAAATCGGGCCCAGGTATCAGTTCCCAGAGTTTTTCGTCGGTTACGGTAGGGCGATCTATCAGGGTAATTAGACCATCCACCACTTCACCTAAGTTGTGTGGCGGAATATTAGTTGCCATGCCGACGGCAATTCCCGAACAGCCATTAAGCAGCAGAATCGGCAGCTGAACGGGTAAAACAACAGGTTCGGTTTGAGAACTATCAAAATTATCGCTAAAGTTAACCGTAGATTCCCCAATCTCCGTTAACATTGCCTCATAAGCGACAGGCGCTAATCTAGTCTCGGTATAACGCATTGCTGCGGGGGGATCGTTATCTACCGAGCCAAAGTTACCATGACCATCTAAAAGCGGATACCGAGTTGAAAAGCTCTGTACCAAACGAACTAAAGCATCATACACCGACTGATCGCCGTGAGGATGATATTTACCTAAAACATCTCCCACAACACGAGCGCACTTACGATAAGGACGATCTGGAGTCAGTCCTAATTCATACATGGCATAGAGAATACGTCGATGTACAGGCTTTAATCCATCTCGTACATCGGGCAAGGCTCGCCCCACAATGACGCTCATGGCATATTCCAGATATGACCTCTCCATTTCCTGATGTAGAGGGGTAGGGATAATCTGACCATTTCCTAACAAATTAAGCTGCTGTGCCATTCAAAATTCTCCAAAATTTACGGAAGAAGATGCCTGAAAATTAAGTCTAAAAGAAAACAGAATCATAAAGATTTAAAAATATAACGTGGTTAGGCTTTGATTGTGTACGGTTAAACTTTGCGATCTCGTCTTTTTAAGCCACAATAAACAAAAGCTGATCTAATTTTTAGCAGTTTTGATCCTCATCGTTTTTAAGCTTAAGTTTCCCTAATTCAACCAGACTTTCTGAGTAACATCCATGACAACGGTTTTGATTGTAGAAGATGATCCCATCAATTTGCGCGTTTTCTCCAAAATACTCGTAAAAAGAGGCGGTTTGCAAGTCAAAGGGACAGAAGTTGTCGAAGAAGTCTTACAATTTGCCCAATCTGGAGAAATAGATGCAATTTTAATGGATGTTGCTCTAGCGAATAGTTCTTATCAGGGTAAACCAGTAGATGGCATCAAAATCACTCAAATGCTTAAGGCAAACGACAAAACTGCCAATTTACCCATAATTTTAGTGACGGCTCACGCCATGGAAGGCGATCGCGAAAACTTTCTCAAACAAAGTGGTGCAGACGGCTATATTTCTAAACCAGTAGTCGATCATGAAGCATTTATTCATCAAATCGTTTCTTTAATCAATAAAACATAATCTAAAATTTTGCAATCAAGCTTAATCGATCTTCTTTTTCTCTGGACTCTATCTTAGTACAATAGTTCTTTTACTTTGTTTTTGGCAACTCTGATTGCGATCGGTTCGTAAGTAGGAAATAGGAAGTAGGAAGTAGGAAGTAGTATTTCAAATTATTGTCCTTTAACCTTTAACCTTTACCCTTTTCCCTGATCCCACAAGTCAGTTACCGGTTAGGTGCAAGATCTGAGAATACCCGACAAACGCCTTTTGCTGTCTTATCCCAACTAAAAAGCTTGGCTCTGGCTAATCCCTGGTGGATCAGATTAGTTTTTAATTCCGTATTAGTTAATATTTGATACATTCCCTGAGCAATACTCTCCACATTCTCAGGAGCGACATACAATACGCTATCTCCCGCGATTTCAGGAATAGATGTCACTTTAGAGGTAATCACAGGACAACCACAAGCCATTGCCTCTAATACAGGTAGTCCAAACCCTTCATACAGTGAGGCAAAAACTAATGCTTGAGCCATTGAATATAGGCTAGGAAGAACAGCGGTTGGGACATAATCGAGGAAGATAATCCGCTCTTTAGCAGCAAGTTTAGCGGTTTGACGCTCAATTTCGGGATAGAAAAAATTGTCTTTTTTTCCTGTAATCACAAACTGATAATCTTTGAAGGGTAAACTGTCAAAAGCTTCCAAACAGCGACTCAAATTTTTATAAAAGCGCATATCCCCCACATAAAGCAGGTATTTATTCAAGTTGTATTTCTGGAGAATTGCGCGATCGGGTTGAGGATAAAATAAATCCTGAGCATAGCCATTGTAAACTACGTTAATCGAGTCAGGATTCAGCCGATAGTTTTTGACCAGATCTTGCTTAGTATATTCAGAAACACAGATAATGCCTTGAGACTGTTTTAGGAGAAAAGGTAGAGCGTAAAGATAATAATACTTCCACTTAGGACTTAGTTCGGGATACTGGAGGGGGATTAAATCATGAACAGTAACTATTTGCGGAATACGAGGAAAAAAAATCCCTTCAGCTACGGGAGAAAAAAATAAGTCGGCTTGCTGACGTTTAAGCTGTTGATTTAATCTGGTTTGATACCAGAAAATCCGCTTAATGTGTCCTGACAAACCGCGATCGGGGGATAATGAGGGATCTACAGCAATAGTCTGCTGTGGATATTGAGATTTAAAGTAATCTGCTTGAGAATACAGCTGAAAATCAAACTGGCGCTTGTCGAGTGAATCTTTTAGGCAATCACCATTCATTAATTTAGCAATTAAGTTTTGATTAACTACCCCCAAACCACTACCTTGTTCTTGAATATAAGTGCCGTTGATAGCTATTTTGGGCATTTACTGATTACTAATTACTGATTACTGATTACTGATTACTGATTATTAATTACTTTTCGTCTCAGCGTTGCTGGATCGATGTATAATTCTGCTTTTTTCTCTATGCAAGCAAATCAACTAAAAAGCTAAAGGCTAATAGCTAAGAGCTAAAAGCTATATGCGTAGCGGTATCCTTTAGGACGTACAGATTACTTTTCGGTTTCATACTTCAAATCAGCAATGCCTTCGTCTCTTTTCATAATTGCATATTCTTTAAATCGTTCCAGATCGGCCATCACTGTAGACTCCACTACATCGCCGATTAAACTATCCATCAGCTTGCCAATAATCCCAGGAACAGCATAGGCAAAAGACATTTTAACAATACAACTATCTTTGCGATCGTAAAAGCGAATTGCACCTTTGTTAGGTAGACCATCTACAGATTGCCATTCGATTATTTGCTCAGGAACAATCTGAACAATACGAGACAGCCAAGAAAAGTTAAAACCTCCACTAGCTAGTTTCCAGCGCGATAGTTCGGGGTTTTCTTCTAAGATTTTGACCGACTCGATCCATTTCATCCAGATTGTCATCTGTTCGAGATCTGACCATAAACTCCAGGCTAATTGTATAGTTACGGGGACTTCAATTTGGACGGTATGTTCAAGCCAATCAGTCATCGCACTTCTCCTTTAAAGATTGTCGGGTGGGCTAGACCCTGTTTTTAATTACCTAATGTTCTCACAACTCACAACAACTATACCCACCCGATCTAAAAATGCGATCGCACTATACAGCCACCGCTTTTAACTGTTCAGCATGGGCTAATATTGCTTTGGCAGCCTGTTTTCCCGACATAGTAGCACCTTCCATACTGTCGATATAATCTTGCTGAGTATAGCTCCCAGCCAAGAAGAAATTATCTATAGGAGTTTGCTGAGGCGGACGATAGGGATCCATTCCTGGCGCTTCTCGATAGAGAGATTCTGCTAGCTTAACTACGCTGTACCAAGTCATGTTTAATTCTCTAGCAGAAGGAAATAGCTTGTGTACCTGCGCCAGTATTTGATGAGCAATATCTTCGTTCTTTTCCTTAATAAAAGGATCTCCTGGGGTTAAGACTAACTGGAGTAGTGAACCTTCCCCTGGTTTATAGTAATCTGCTGGACTGGTTAAAGCTAAATCGGCAAAACAGGAAAAGTCCGCATCAGGAGTATAGAGTAGATTATCGATTCCTACTGCCTGTTGTAATTGCTGGCGATTTTGCGCATCATTTAATTCTGTTACCCAACCATCGAAGCGCAACTGCACTGTGGCAACGGGAACGGCATCCAGCTTGTAGATGTTATCGAATTCTGGCCATTTACGCCAAGCTTGAGGAAGGACTTTTTTAATGCCAGGAACGTCACAGGCACAGACATAAGCATCTGCTCGGATAGTTTCGGTGGTTTCGCCATTGCTCACGACAATTCCTGTAACTTTCGTGATCTCGCCCGAATCTTCAAACAAGATTTCTTTAACTCGATGACGAGTATGAATTTTTGTACCTCGCGTTTCTAGATAATCGACAATTGGCTTGTGAAGATACTCACTAGGAGAGCCTTCTAACATTCTTAAAACAGAGGCTTCAGTTTTGGTAGCGAAAAACTGAAAAATGGTTAACATACAGCGAGCAGAGATATTCTCTGTATCAATAAAGCCCAAAGCATAGGCAATCGGATCCCACATCTTTCTCAAGCTGCCGTTATTACCCCCATGACTGCGAAACCAGTCAGCAAAGCTAATCGAATCGAGATTGCGAATTGTTTTCATTGCCCCTTCTGGGTCAATTAAAGCTCTGACAATGGGACTTGTACCTAAAGCTAGAGAGTTAGCTGCCTTATCAACTGTGGAGAGTTGCGAGGTAGTGAAAAAAGCCTTGAGACCGTTAAAAGGCGCTCCAGTCAGAAAGCGAAAATCTAGTTCGCCAATTTTCCCTCCTTCATTCACAAAAGTATGAGTGTGCTGCTTGAGACGTAGATTATCGATCGCACCGACCTTGGCCATTAAACCAAATAAATTATAATAGCAGCCAAAAAAGACGTGCAGCCCCATTTCTAAATGATTGCCGTCTTTGTCGATCCAGCTACCGACTTTCCCGCCCACAAACGGACGAGCTTCAAATATTTCTACTTCAGCACCCGCATCAACTAAATCAATAGCTGTTGCCATGCCTGCTAATCCTGCACCAACAATTGCTACGCGCATTAAATTTCCGATTTCTGAACAGCGGTTACTTTACATATTGTAATATAAATCGCTGCCCTGATTATTTCTCTTCACCAAATGTTTTAAGCTTGGCGAAAAAAGAAGACATGTCGGGCAAAGGAATAAATTGATGAATGATCTTACTTTTTGCCGTAAAATCTGACCAAAGAGGATTGGAAGATAATCCCCAATTATAAATTAGGCACACATTCCCAGCTGAGGCTGAACTCTTCAATATTGGTGCTAAATTTAGATTATCTCTTGGTTTGGTGTCCCTCAGTGTTGGATTCTCTAATACTTGTGCTGAGGCTGACATTTCAGATTTAGGCTGATATAAACTAATAGTGTCAGGTTCAAAGGTACTTGCATCTGAGTCTGACAGCTGGCAAAGATGTTTGGGCAATCTACGACAAATCAATCGTTCAAATTCATAAGTAAAATGAGGATTGGGAGTGCCGATACGCAACCAAACATTTAAGATTTGCTCAATCGAAATTGCTTTATAGCGTCCTAAGTAGAGTGCTTCGATAGTTGCCAGTCTAATCCAGTTAGCATGATACATCTCTAGCCAATACTCTAGGAGTTTTTCGGCCTGCTCGCGCCCTAAATCAAAAGCATAACTATCAATCAAAGAGCGAGCTTGTGCCAAGGATAAATCTTGAGTTAGTTCAGTCATTGATCTTTGTTAATTAAAGTTGCTTAAAAATACAGATTTTTTGATTCGAGAAACTTAAAGTCAAGTCAGAAGTAAAACTTCGATCTATTCTAGCGACTAAATTAAAATCTATCTAGATTAAATGCGATCGCACTTAATTTAATGAACAACTAGAATGCTTATTTAAGTTAAACGATTTATTTCAGCTTTATTTTGCCCCAAAATTATAATTAAATTAGCATAGCCCTCAAATAAAATCGGCAGGAGCAGGTTTGGGTTTAGCAATTGTCAGAGCGATCGCCGAAGCCCATAAAAGTTCGATTCGTCTTGATTCCCATTTGAGTATGGGATGCTCCCGTTTCCGGTTGTCTTACCTTTAGCAGCACAGAAGGTAATAGGGGAGAGATAGATAACAATCAACAATTAACAATTAACAATTAACAGAACCATGAAAAACTTCTCATGGTTTTTTAACAACACATTCATCAAGATTAATTTAAATAAAGTTTAAGCCAAGGTTAATAATTCAGATTCTTGAGAGGACTTTGAACTAGAAGCGGTTGAGAAAAGCGATTGGCTACGCAATGGTGTGGTGTAGCTGCCTTATGCATAGGCGATCATGCCTACCACCAGATGACTTAAATACTGAGGAAATGACCCCAAAAACTATATATCTAAGCAAATGTTTATTCAATCAATCAGCCTATTTCTGGCAGCGAAAAACTTTTTTAGTGCCTGTCTTAATTGCCATAGCGGGGATTATTGTCAGCTTGCCTGATAGTTTACCAATTCAGGGACGTTTAGCCTTATTTATTTTTTTAGTGGCGACCATTTTTTGGTCAATTACCAGCATCAATGCAGCTTACGTTGCTGTGGGTTCAGCAATCATGCTGGTCTTAACAGGGGCAATATCCCAGGAACAGTTTTTTGCTTCCATGGGTTCAGATGTAGTTTGGTTAATGATTGGGGCGTTTATTTTGGGCTATGCGGTTAAAGAGACTGGTTTAGCAGCCAGGTTAACCCACATGGTAGTAGCCAAAGCTAATAATGTTGCTAATCTTTTTTGGTTATTAACAACAGTCCTGATTCCTCTTTCTTTCCTAATTCCCTCAACTTCTGGTCGGGCGGCTGTAACCTATCCTGTCTTTCGTAGTATTACGGGGGCGATCGCCGACAAGCAAATTAGACGCACTCTCTGTTTATTGATGCCTACCATTATTTTGGTTTCTACCATTGTTTCTTTAACAGGTGCAGGTTCTCATTTAGTTGCTAACGATCTTTTAGAACAGATTGCCCAACAGGAAATTTCTTTTGGTCAGTGGGTGCTTTATGGTTTGCCTTTTGGGGTAGTTGCTAGTTATATCTCTTGCTGGGTTATTTCGCGGATGTTTTTGAATCAAAAACAGTTACAGCAGCCATTGAGCCTACCACAATTACCAGCGCAATCTTTGTCGCTCAAAGAACGCCAAACCCTTGGCATTTCGTTACTGATGCTGATTTTTTGGTTAACAGAAGCTTGGCATGGACTAGAAATTGCCACCGTCACCATGATGGGAGCAGTATTACTGACAATGCCTAAATTTGGGGTAATTCAATGGAAGAACAGTGTTAAAGCTGTTGCTTGGAATTTGATTATGTTCGTCGCAGCTACTTTAGTTTTGGGACGTTCTCTAATTCAGTCTGGTGCATCTAAGTGGATTTTCGATCACATTTTTCACTGGAGTGACGTTCGTAGTACCCAATCTAGTTTGATTATTTTTGTCTTGCTGGCAATTATTTCTCTCACCTCTCATATTTATATGACTTCTCACACAGCTAGGGCAGCAGCTTTAGTGCCTCCTTTGCTTTATCTTGCTAGCAGTTTAAACCTTAATCCAGTAGCAGTGATGTTTCTCAGTACTTTAGGGATGGATTATTGTTTAACTTTTCCTGTCAGTTCTAAAGCTTTGCTGGTTTATCAAGAGTTAGATGAAGGCGGTTTTAAACCCAAAGATTTGCTTCGTCTCAGTTCGGTGCTGATTGTAATTCATCTCGTCCTAATGGTCTTGTTTTATTACACCTGGTGGCGATGGGTGGGGTTGTCGCTTTGAAAAGTCAAAAGTCAAAAGTTAAAAGTTAAAAGTTAAAAGTTAAAAGTTAAAAGTTAAAAGTTAAAAGTTAAAAGTTAAAAGTTAAAAGTTAAAAGTTAAAAGTTAAAAGTTAAAAGTTAAAAGTTAAAAGTTAATAAAAATGACACTTAATATTTTAATTGCTCCCTCTGGATTTAAAGAAAGTATCGATGCCGAACAAGTTGCCGATTGTATTGCCAAAGGCATTGTCAGAGCTTTACCTGATGTCCGAATCCTCAAAGTACCTTTGGTAGATGGTGGAGAAGGCTTTACCAAAACCTTAGTTGCAGCTACGGGAGGGACGATACATCATCTGGAAGTAACTGGCCCTGTTGGCGAAAAAGTCACCGCTCATTTTGGCTTTCTGGGCAAAACTAAAGTTAAAACTGCGGTTTTAGAAATGGCAGCAGCAGCAGGCTTACGTCTTGTGCCTTCAGATTTGCGCAATCCTTTAATAACGACTACTTACGGTGTTGGCGAATTAATTAAAGCTGCTTTAGATGCTGGTGCGGAGAGAATTTTAGTTGGTTGTGGCGACTCTGGTACTAATGATGGTGGTGCAGGAATGGCACAAGCCTTGGGAGTAAAATTATTAGATGAACATGGCAAAGAATTAGGTTTAGGTTGCAGTGAATTAATTAAACTCAGACAAATTGACATTGACCAAAGAGATCCACGTCTCGATCGAGTACAAATTGATGTCGCTTGCAATTGGCATAATGTCTTGTGCGGATTTCAGGGAGTAGCAAGAGTCTTTGGCCCACAAAAAGGTGCATCTCCCGCAATTGTCGAACAGATGGAGTTAGCATTGGAACATTACGCTAGCGCGATCGCAACTCATTTAAATATCGATGTCAGAGAAATGTCTGGGAGTGGTGCATCTGGTGCTTTAGGAACTGGTTTACATGCTCTCATTGGAGCTAGATTATACCCCCGTTACGAAATTGTCATGCAATATTTAGAGTTGGATAAATTAATCCCAGAAGTCGATTTAGTGATTACTGCTGAAGGGTGTATCGATTATCAAACACCACGGGGTAAAATTCCTGCCGAAGTTGCCAAGCGAGCTAAACTTTATGGACTGCCTGTAATTGCTTTAGTAGGGACAATTGGCGAAGGTGCAGATCTGAATTTACACCACGGCATCGATCACTATACAAGTATTTTGAGCCATCCTTGTCAACTTAATGAAGCGATCGCTCAGACGGCAACTCTCCTAACCAATACTGCCGAACAAATTGCCCGTTTGCTTTTGGTAGGAAAACAAATTCGTCGTGCGACTTTCGCTGGATGGTAAAGTCACTGGCTTAATTGATACTTCTAATGGCTTCTAGTAACCCTCTGGCTTTGTTTAAGGTTTCTTGATATTCCGACTCAGGAACTGAATCCGCTACCATTCCCGCCCCTGACTGTACCGAAACTAGACATTGATTCTCGGAATCGGGGCGAACAATCATCGTCCGAATAGTGATGGCACTATTAAGTTGTCCTTCAAAGTCATAATAGCCGTATACCCCAGAATAAGGCCCTCGTCTTTCTGGCTCTAATTCGTTAATAATTTCCATTGCCCTAATTTTAGGAGCGCCACTTACTGTCCCTGCGGGAAAGCAGGCCTTGAGTAAATCCCAGGCAGTTTTATCGGGTTCAACTTCACCCACTACGTTACTAACAATGTGCATGACATGGGAATAGCGTTCAATAACCATCAACTCATCTACAGTAACGCTACCCTTAACGCAAACTCGACCGAGATCATTCCGCCCAAGATCGACGAGCATGATATGTTCAGCAACTTCTTTGGGGTCAGCTAATAAGTCGGCTGCATAAGCTTGATCTTCTTGAGGCGTTTTGCCCCGAGGGCGAGTACCTGCAATGGGTCTTAGAGTAGCGGTGAGTTTACCGTTTTCGTTGAAATCCGCCTTCACCATAACTTCTGGAGACGAACCAATCAGCTGCCAGTCACCAAACTGGTAGTAGCTCATGTAGGGAGAGGGATTAACTAAACGGAGAGAGCGATATAAATTAAAAGGATGTCCTTGATAAACAGTAGAAAGTCTTTGGGAAAGGACAGCCTGAAAAATATCCCCTGCACGAATATATTCTTTTACCTGGTTAACATTATCGCAAAATAGCTGCTTATCAGTATTACTACAGTAAACTATTCCTCCATCTTCTGAGGAACCGCTTTGATGGGGATTTTTCCAGGACAATACTTTAGCCTCGATTGGTAAAGGTAGCTGAAGCTTGAGCATTAATTTAGTTAC
The sequence above is a segment of the Pleurocapsa minor HA4230-MV1 genome. Coding sequences within it:
- a CDS encoding DNA topoisomerase 4 subunit A; its protein translation is MAQQLNLLGNGQIIPTPLHQEMERSYLEYAMSVIVGRALPDVRDGLKPVHRRILYAMYELGLTPDRPYRKCARVVGDVLGKYHPHGDQSVYDALVRLVQSFSTRYPLLDGHGNFGSVDNDPPAAMRYTETRLAPVAYEAMLTEIGESTVNFSDNFDSSQTEPVVLPVQLPILLLNGCSGIAVGMATNIPPHNLGEVVDGLITLIDRPTVTDEKLWELIPGPDFPTGGEIVEVQGIQDAYRTGKGIIKMRGITQIEQIATGKKRRKEKKALVITELPYQVNKAGWIEKVAALVNQGRIEGISDIRDESDRSGMRVVIELKKDITAKKVLHELYRQTALQSNFGTIMLALVDNKPVQLPLRGILEEFLKFREATLRRQYSHELEQANQRLHLVEGLLLALNQIDAVIEILRHAPDGTTAKLRLQDELDLSPTQGDSILAMPMRRLTGLERQKLETESADLQERISELNSILGDRHELLKSLKKELRALKRKFNDRRRTRIINVAVSEDLPSTPTQKKSPAQSAKQTVDPNPALTVSPTLSFERSVQAKLKVTSSGCIYWSNPSTESEANQTIPQKGQDFLLHQEPIGDRDQLIVVTDSGKAYPVTLKEVPSSLETTELPAVELLSSAAQRDAKTTVAHFFLPENYQDLDLMMLTEKGIIKRLAAQELDALGNRGLVLIKLKEKDTLKYFGFTTKTEMAIATTGGRILRLPIDDLQIPLMGRNAQGSRVMRLRVKENLAGCCNVQSEDSLAVISQLGFGKQIPVNSLRLGNRGDIGTQAIQFTTKEDTLVGIIATTGRENIVLTTSIDRRLVLPVESLVKADKNDPGARVGQLKANEVITGVYPFAGNEE
- a CDS encoding response regulator, producing MTTVLIVEDDPINLRVFSKILVKRGGLQVKGTEVVEEVLQFAQSGEIDAILMDVALANSSYQGKPVDGIKITQMLKANDKTANLPIILVTAHAMEGDRENFLKQSGADGYISKPVVDHEAFIHQIVSLINKT
- a CDS encoding glycosyltransferase family 4 protein translates to MPKIAINGTYIQEQGSGLGVVNQNLIAKLMNGDCLKDSLDKRQFDFQLYSQADYFKSQYPQQTIAVDPSLSPDRGLSGHIKRIFWYQTRLNQQLKRQQADLFFSPVAEGIFFPRIPQIVTVHDLIPLQYPELSPKWKYYYLYALPFLLKQSQGIICVSEYTKQDLVKNYRLNPDSINVVYNGYAQDLFYPQPDRAILQKYNLNKYLLYVGDMRFYKNLSRCLEAFDSLPFKDYQFVITGKKDNFFYPEIERQTAKLAAKERIIFLDYVPTAVLPSLYSMAQALVFASLYEGFGLPVLEAMACGCPVITSKVTSIPEIAGDSVLYVAPENVESIAQGMYQILTNTELKTNLIHQGLARAKLFSWDKTAKGVCRVFSDLAPNR
- a CDS encoding SRPBCC family protein; its protein translation is MTDWLEHTVQIEVPVTIQLAWSLWSDLEQMTIWMKWIESVKILEENPELSRWKLASGGFNFSWLSRIVQIVPEQIIEWQSVDGLPNKGAIRFYDRKDSCIVKMSFAYAVPGIIGKLMDSLIGDVVESTVMADLERFKEYAIMKRDEGIADLKYETEK
- the zds gene encoding 9,9'-di-cis-zeta-carotene desaturase — translated: MRVAIVGAGLAGMATAIDLVDAGAEVEIFEARPFVGGKVGSWIDKDGNHLEMGLHVFFGCYYNLFGLMAKVGAIDNLRLKQHTHTFVNEGGKIGELDFRFLTGAPFNGLKAFFTTSQLSTVDKAANSLALGTSPIVRALIDPEGAMKTIRNLDSISFADWFRSHGGNNGSLRKMWDPIAYALGFIDTENISARCMLTIFQFFATKTEASVLRMLEGSPSEYLHKPIVDYLETRGTKIHTRHRVKEILFEDSGEITKVTGIVVSNGETTETIRADAYVCACDVPGIKKVLPQAWRKWPEFDNIYKLDAVPVATVQLRFDGWVTELNDAQNRQQLQQAVGIDNLLYTPDADFSCFADLALTSPADYYKPGEGSLLQLVLTPGDPFIKEKNEDIAHQILAQVHKLFPSARELNMTWYSVVKLAESLYREAPGMDPYRPPQQTPIDNFFLAGSYTQQDYIDSMEGATMSGKQAAKAILAHAEQLKAVAV
- a CDS encoding anion permease, coding for MVWCSCLMHRRSCLPPDDLNTEEMTPKTIYLSKCLFNQSAYFWQRKTFLVPVLIAIAGIIVSLPDSLPIQGRLALFIFLVATIFWSITSINAAYVAVGSAIMLVLTGAISQEQFFASMGSDVVWLMIGAFILGYAVKETGLAARLTHMVVAKANNVANLFWLLTTVLIPLSFLIPSTSGRAAVTYPVFRSITGAIADKQIRRTLCLLMPTIILVSTIVSLTGAGSHLVANDLLEQIAQQEISFGQWVLYGLPFGVVASYISCWVISRMFLNQKQLQQPLSLPQLPAQSLSLKERQTLGISLLMLIFWLTEAWHGLEIATVTMMGAVLLTMPKFGVIQWKNSVKAVAWNLIMFVAATLVLGRSLIQSGASKWIFDHIFHWSDVRSTQSSLIIFVLLAIISLTSHIYMTSHTARAAALVPPLLYLASSLNLNPVAVMFLSTLGMDYCLTFPVSSKALLVYQELDEGGFKPKDLLRLSSVLIVIHLVLMVLFYYTWWRWVGLSL
- a CDS encoding glycerate kinase yields the protein MTLNILIAPSGFKESIDAEQVADCIAKGIVRALPDVRILKVPLVDGGEGFTKTLVAATGGTIHHLEVTGPVGEKVTAHFGFLGKTKVKTAVLEMAAAAGLRLVPSDLRNPLITTTYGVGELIKAALDAGAERILVGCGDSGTNDGGAGMAQALGVKLLDEHGKELGLGCSELIKLRQIDIDQRDPRLDRVQIDVACNWHNVLCGFQGVARVFGPQKGASPAIVEQMELALEHYASAIATHLNIDVREMSGSGASGALGTGLHALIGARLYPRYEIVMQYLELDKLIPEVDLVITAEGCIDYQTPRGKIPAEVAKRAKLYGLPVIALVGTIGEGADLNLHHGIDHYTSILSHPCQLNEAIAQTATLLTNTAEQIARLLLVGKQIRRATFAGW
- a CDS encoding anthranilate synthase component I family protein: MIFPNFDQFTELAQQGNFVPVYQELVADLETPVSAWYKVCAGQPYNFLLESVEGEEKLGRYSFLGCDPMWVLEARGETTTQTHRDGSINTFKGNPFEICNQCLESIKPVKLPELPPGIGGLFGVWGYELIRWIEPRVPIKELQPEDLPDGVWMQVDNVIIFDQVKRKIWAISYADLRDQEQTIEQAYQLAGDRVTKLMLKLQLPLPIEAKVLSWKNPHQSGSSEDGGIVYCSNTDKQLFCDNVNQVKEYIRAGDIFQAVLSQRLSTVYQGHPFNLYRSLRLVNPSPYMSYYQFGDWQLIGSSPEVMVKADFNENGKLTATLRPIAGTRPRGKTPQEDQAYAADLLADPKEVAEHIMLVDLGRNDLGRVCVKGSVTVDELMVIERYSHVMHIVSNVVGEVEPDKTAWDLLKACFPAGTVSGAPKIRAMEIINELEPERRGPYSGVYGYYDFEGQLNSAITIRTMIVRPDSENQCLVSVQSGAGMVADSVPESEYQETLNKARGLLEAIRSIN